In Clostridium sp. DL-VIII, the following proteins share a genomic window:
- the fucO gene encoding lactaldehyde reductase: protein MSNRMVLNETSYIGAGVIENIITEAKIRRYKKALVVTDKDLIKFNVATKVTDLLKANNLDFEIFDEVKANPTINVVLAGIDKFKAAGADYLIAIGGGSSIDTAKAIGIIINNPEFSDVRSLEGAVETKNKCVDIIAVPTTAGTAAEVTINYVITDEEKKRKFVCVDPHDIPVIAVVDSEMMSSMPKGLTAATGMDALTHAIEGYITKGAWELTDALHLKAIEIISRSLRSAVNNEPKGREDMAVGQYVAGMGFSNVGLGIVHGMAHPLGAFYDTPHGIANAVILPYVMEYNAQATGEKYREIARAMGVQGVDNMSQDEYRKAAIDAVKKLSEDVRIPKTLKEIGVKEEDLKALAESAMADACTPGNPRDTNVSEILEIYKSIY, encoded by the coding sequence ATGTCAAACAGAATGGTTTTAAATGAGACAAGCTATATAGGCGCAGGTGTTATTGAAAACATTATCACAGAAGCTAAAATAAGAAGGTATAAAAAGGCATTAGTTGTAACAGATAAAGATTTAATTAAATTTAATGTAGCTACTAAAGTAACAGATTTATTAAAAGCAAATAATTTGGATTTTGAAATATTTGATGAAGTAAAAGCTAATCCAACTATAAATGTAGTTTTAGCAGGTATAGATAAATTTAAAGCAGCTGGTGCAGATTATTTAATTGCAATAGGTGGAGGATCATCAATTGATACAGCGAAGGCTATTGGAATAATCATTAATAATCCTGAATTTTCAGATGTGAGAAGTCTTGAAGGAGCAGTAGAGACAAAAAATAAATGTGTTGATATTATAGCAGTTCCAACAACAGCAGGAACAGCAGCAGAAGTTACAATTAATTATGTAATAACTGATGAAGAAAAGAAACGTAAATTTGTATGTGTTGATCCACATGATATTCCAGTTATAGCAGTTGTTGATTCGGAAATGATGTCATCAATGCCAAAAGGATTAACAGCGGCAACAGGCATGGATGCATTAACTCATGCAATTGAAGGATATATTACAAAGGGAGCTTGGGAATTGACCGATGCACTACATTTAAAAGCTATTGAAATTATTTCACGTTCACTTAGAAGTGCAGTAAACAATGAACCAAAGGGAAGAGAAGATATGGCTGTTGGACAATATGTTGCGGGTATGGGTTTTAGTAATGTAGGTCTTGGTATAGTTCATGGAATGGCGCATCCACTTGGAGCATTTTACGATACTCCACATGGAATTGCTAATGCAGTAATTTTACCATATGTTATGGAATACAATGCACAAGCAACTGGCGAAAAATATAGAGAAATTGCTAGAGCAATGGGAGTTCAAGGTGTAGACAATATGTCTCAGGATGAATACAGAAAAGCAGCTATTGATGCGGTTAAAAAACTTTCAGAGGATGTTAGAATACCTAAGACATTAAAGGAAATTGGCGTAAAGGAAGAAGATTTAAAGGCGCTTGCAGAATCAGCTATGGCAGATGCATGTACTCCAGGTAATCCAAGGGATACAAATGTATCAGAGATTTTAGAAATATATAAATCAATATATTAA
- a CDS encoding ABC transporter ATP-binding protein has product MSIIQTKKLTKSYGSKNSVYDINLTANEGEIYGFLGLNGAGKTTTMRMLLKMINPTSGEIYYSGQSISKLPSEFWNQVGYLIETPHAYPNFTVEENLILYAKQRLIPDSEIKKRIDNISQQLLLDNYRQVKVKDLSLGNNQKIGLSKALIHRPKILLLDEPTNGLDPEGLVVVRKSLLEMAKNGTTIFISSHLLDEMEKLVSRIGILAHGCLLRELNFSEFETCRESKLYIKTDGSVENLADYLATKNLQCTSVSEEEILVSNIPINQYSALLHQLENQKLNPMIFQSVNESLEEFFLRTIKEGKSL; this is encoded by the coding sequence TTGTCAATAATACAAACGAAGAAGTTAACAAAGAGTTACGGATCAAAAAATAGTGTTTATGATATTAATCTGACAGCTAATGAAGGTGAAATATATGGTTTTTTAGGATTAAACGGTGCAGGAAAAACAACAACAATGCGGATGTTGCTTAAAATGATTAATCCTACATCTGGTGAAATTTATTACTCTGGACAATCAATTTCAAAGCTGCCTTCTGAATTTTGGAATCAGGTTGGTTACTTAATTGAAACCCCACATGCTTATCCAAACTTTACTGTAGAAGAAAATCTTATATTATATGCAAAGCAAAGACTAATACCCGATTCAGAAATTAAGAAACGAATTGATAACATCTCACAGCAGCTATTGTTAGATAATTATCGTCAGGTTAAGGTAAAAGATCTTTCATTAGGAAACAATCAGAAAATTGGATTATCTAAGGCGCTTATTCATAGGCCAAAAATTCTTTTGTTAGACGAACCAACAAACGGATTGGATCCGGAGGGGCTTGTAGTTGTTCGTAAGTCTTTATTAGAAATGGCTAAAAATGGGACAACTATTTTTATTTCAAGCCATCTATTAGATGAGATGGAAAAGCTGGTAAGTCGAATTGGGATATTAGCACATGGATGCCTGCTACGAGAATTAAATTTTTCAGAATTTGAAACCTGTAGAGAATCCAAGCTTTACATAAAAACGGATGGCTCTGTCGAGAATCTTGCTGATTACCTTGCTACAAAAAACTTGCAATGCACATCAGTAAGTGAAGAGGAAATACTTGTTTCGAATATACCTATTAACCAATATTCTGCTTTATTACATCAGTTAGAAAATCAGAAATTGAATCCAATGATTTTTCAATCTGTAAATGAAAGTTTAGAAGAATTCTTTCTTAGAACAATTAAGGAGGGCAAATCATTATGA
- a CDS encoding ABC transporter permease, producing MKQIWSMTKIEFYKIVRGHIPIYILAFYSFLLLIHMQDKTWEEFLKNTFFMYSTVIGLMGFGILSSWVFGREYQDQTFKDLLSLPISRTSLVCSKFFALGLCFLGITVLAIGATFAIGLSLDLTNFDVLLTGTLLKRLGIVTLYNCSLSFLFPLIASMTRGILAPVSTSFVAIIIAAIFGSQPLGRYIPWTISGIYLNNPQLINWISKLTILVILFIGVYGTILWWNYVDQK from the coding sequence ATGAAACAGATATGGTCAATGACTAAAATTGAGTTTTATAAAATAGTACGAGGTCATATACCAATTTATATTTTAGCTTTTTATAGCTTTTTGTTACTTATCCATATGCAGGATAAAACGTGGGAAGAATTTTTGAAAAATACTTTTTTTATGTATTCTACTGTTATTGGATTGATGGGTTTTGGTATTTTAAGCAGCTGGGTATTTGGTAGAGAGTATCAGGATCAAACTTTTAAAGATCTTTTATCATTGCCAATTTCTCGCACAAGTTTGGTATGTTCAAAATTTTTTGCTTTAGGATTATGTTTTTTAGGCATAACGGTATTAGCAATTGGTGCGACATTTGCCATAGGCTTGAGCTTAGATTTGACAAATTTTGATGTGTTATTGACTGGAACTCTTCTAAAAAGGTTAGGGATAGTAACACTCTATAATTGTAGTCTTAGTTTTCTATTTCCTCTTATCGCCAGCATGACACGGGGAATTTTGGCTCCAGTTAGTACTTCATTTGTAGCTATAATTATAGCTGCCATTTTTGGATCACAGCCGTTAGGCCGTTATATCCCATGGACAATTTCTGGAATATATTTGAATAATCCTCAGCTTATTAATTGGATCAGTAAATTGACGATTCTTGTTATTTTATTTATTGGTGTTTATGGTACTATATTATGGTGGAATTATGTAGACCAAAAATAG
- a CDS encoding TetR/AcrR family transcriptional regulator, with amino-acid sequence MNNNASRRRGAILENAILDEAWLLLNKMGYSKLTMDDVARAAKTNKNAIYRRWPQKCYLIFAALSRHLPSIELEVSDHGSLREDLIALFNVLNLFEIIRPDDLRDVILDMLSNMTPYDLFNVINNGNGLRESTETIITRANQRKEISLSIDTISEKALNLPAILIINELVLHGRITETNTEDIIDNILLPIYKASK; translated from the coding sequence ATGAACAATAATGCTAGTAGACGCCGTGGCGCTATACTTGAAAATGCAATTTTAGATGAGGCTTGGTTATTGCTTAATAAAATGGGATATAGCAAATTGACAATGGATGACGTAGCTCGCGCTGCAAAAACCAACAAAAATGCTATTTATCGCCGATGGCCACAAAAATGTTATCTTATTTTTGCCGCTTTAAGCCGACATCTACCATCAATAGAATTAGAAGTCAGTGATCATGGTTCGCTAAGAGAAGATTTAATTGCCTTATTTAATGTTTTAAATCTATTTGAAATTATCAGACCTGATGATCTACGAGATGTGATTTTAGATATGCTTTCTAATATGACGCCTTACGATTTATTTAATGTTATTAACAACGGAAATGGTCTTCGTGAATCAACTGAAACTATTATAACGAGGGCTAATCAGCGCAAAGAGATTTCACTTTCAATAGATACTATTTCTGAAAAGGCTTTAAATTTACCAGCTATACTAATTATAAATGAGCTTGTTTTGCATGGAAGAATCACAGAAACGAATACTGAGGATATTATTGATAATATTTTACTTCCGATATATAAAGCGAGTAAATAA
- a CDS encoding efflux RND transporter periplasmic adaptor subunit → MKKYVLLIVLPVLIGTSFFTGCAANNNRNENAVQAEEVNEQKSIYIMAGKLETDNQVNVSSKISARVSDISVNVGSVVNQGDTVIKLDTQDLQAQVDQAQAAVNTANANLTNAMNSTRPEQIEQAQAALDSAKATYDASKKDYDRTKALVEAGAATEVQLETAQQQLTSAESGQKSAEEQLEMLKNGATETSIDVYKAQVKQAEEALKTAQIALNNGAITAPISGKVTVKNINKGEIVSPGSTLISISNPDTLCVNAYVPLSIAKNLEEGQAVNVKVSEIEDSEFEGTISVINSELNSKSNNVLVKITLIDSSAQLKPGMFAKVGVRS, encoded by the coding sequence ATGAAGAAATATGTTTTGTTAATTGTATTACCAGTTCTTATAGGAACATCTTTTTTTACAGGATGCGCCGCAAATAATAATAGAAATGAAAATGCTGTTCAAGCAGAAGAGGTTAATGAGCAAAAATCCATATATATCATGGCAGGAAAACTTGAAACAGATAATCAAGTTAATGTATCCTCAAAAATTTCTGCAAGAGTTTCAGATATATCAGTTAATGTAGGGTCAGTTGTAAATCAAGGTGATACTGTCATTAAATTAGATACTCAGGACTTGCAGGCTCAGGTAGATCAAGCACAAGCAGCAGTAAATACTGCAAATGCAAATTTAACTAATGCTATGAACAGTACACGTCCTGAACAAATAGAGCAAGCACAAGCAGCCCTGGATAGTGCTAAAGCAACTTATGATGCCTCTAAAAAGGATTATGATCGTACAAAAGCTTTAGTTGAGGCTGGTGCAGCTACAGAGGTGCAACTTGAAACTGCACAGCAGCAACTTACCTCAGCTGAGTCAGGGCAGAAATCAGCAGAGGAACAATTAGAAATGCTTAAAAATGGTGCTACAGAAACGAGTATAGATGTTTACAAGGCTCAAGTAAAGCAAGCTGAAGAAGCATTAAAAACAGCACAAATAGCATTAAATAATGGAGCTATCACAGCGCCTATTTCAGGGAAAGTTACTGTTAAAAATATAAATAAAGGTGAAATAGTATCACCTGGCAGCACTCTTATTTCGATATCTAATCCTGACACTTTATGCGTGAATGCATATGTACCGTTGAGTATTGCAAAAAATCTAGAAGAAGGACAAGCTGTAAATGTTAAAGTGTCGGAGATAGAAGATTCAGAATTTGAAGGAACTATATCAGTAATAAATTCAGAATTAAATTCTAAGAGTAATAATGTTTTAGTAAAAATAACTTTAATAGATTCAAGCGCACAATTGAAACCTGGCATGTTTGCCAAAGTTGGCGTAAGAAGTTAG
- a CDS encoding HlyD family efflux transporter periplasmic adaptor subunit: MQGKRKIIIFCIAIAMLITLSGVGFYYWYENEYFVSTEDAQVAGDFIDITPKISGSLLEFSVEEGETLVKDQIVGHIDEEGIADENVNSSLLRAPINGIIIKKEAEEGQYVQAGSTLAVMVDQEKLYITANIEETKVEKLKEGQNVDIKIDQFDGKVFQGKVEYIGKASNSAFSLLPSSSGGTFTKVVQKVPVKIELEENDAKLLPGTNADIKIHIK; encoded by the coding sequence ATGCAAGGAAAGCGTAAAATAATAATTTTTTGTATAGCTATAGCTATGTTAATAACTCTTAGCGGAGTTGGGTTTTATTATTGGTATGAAAATGAGTATTTTGTTTCAACTGAAGATGCACAGGTAGCTGGAGATTTTATAGATATAACTCCAAAAATTTCAGGAAGTCTTCTTGAATTTAGTGTAGAAGAAGGAGAAACTTTAGTTAAAGATCAAATTGTAGGACACATAGATGAAGAGGGAATAGCAGATGAAAATGTTAATTCTTCATTACTTAGAGCGCCAATTAATGGGATAATTATTAAAAAGGAAGCTGAGGAGGGGCAATATGTTCAGGCTGGATCTACGCTTGCGGTAATGGTTGACCAAGAAAAACTTTATATAACTGCTAATATAGAAGAAACCAAGGTCGAAAAATTAAAAGAAGGGCAAAATGTAGATATAAAAATTGATCAATTTGATGGAAAAGTATTTCAAGGTAAAGTTGAATATATAGGAAAGGCTTCAAATTCAGCATTTTCACTTCTCCCATCTTCTTCAGGAGGAACTTTTACTAAGGTTGTTCAAAAGGTACCTGTGAAAATTGAACTTGAGGAAAATGATGCTAAGCTTCTACCTGGTACAAATGCAGACATAAAAATACATATAAAGTAG
- a CDS encoding DHA2 family efflux MFS transporter permease subunit: protein MENKKESSAKWLIMSVVIMAIFMVNLDTSIINISVTKMMQTFNASIDQIQWVVSAYTLTLGVVIPSTSYFGDKFGTKNVFITALILFTLGSLLCGISWNETIMIIARVIQGIGGACIISLGMTILMTTFDKNELGMAIGVMGMCVMAAPALGPSLGGYIIQNFNWRFLFFINLPVGIVATIMAILIFKKSEHKSSKKFDIIGFLTSSIGMSCVLYVLGKSDLDWNDIKNIVLMIVGCYSLVIFVVNELLIEEPMLDLKLLKNYTFCMSNIIMNIAMLALYGGVFLMPIFLQQIRGLDSMNTGLILFPEAIATAISMVLYGKIGNKFDVRLFAVFALILIGINSYSMSKITLDTPNMTIMILLMIRGFGVGFLMAPVQTVGFSGLPKTAMSNASALTNTVKQVGTSIGVTIITSVMQHRNVIDYSNLASQVTSFNKNSMKLYEMLQGVFIKSGMSAGNAQGIALNKMFGEVALKAQLQALNDTMLVISIITAIVIIPTLLLKQGKQEEIKVIEAEG, encoded by the coding sequence ATGGAAAATAAAAAAGAATCATCAGCTAAATGGCTTATTATGAGTGTTGTAATTATGGCAATTTTTATGGTAAATCTAGATACCAGCATTATTAATATCTCTGTTACTAAAATGATGCAGACCTTTAACGCATCCATAGATCAAATACAATGGGTTGTTAGTGCATATACCCTAACCTTAGGAGTTGTAATTCCATCAACAAGTTATTTTGGAGATAAATTTGGCACTAAAAACGTATTTATTACTGCGTTAATTTTATTTACTTTAGGTTCACTATTGTGTGGGATTTCATGGAATGAAACTATAATGATAATTGCAAGAGTAATTCAAGGAATTGGAGGAGCTTGTATAATATCGCTTGGTATGACAATATTAATGACTACTTTTGATAAAAACGAACTTGGAATGGCAATAGGGGTAATGGGAATGTGTGTAATGGCAGCTCCAGCTTTAGGGCCAAGCTTAGGGGGATATATTATTCAAAATTTTAATTGGAGATTTCTTTTTTTTATAAATCTTCCAGTTGGAATAGTTGCCACAATAATGGCTATACTCATATTCAAAAAATCAGAACATAAGTCATCAAAGAAATTTGATATTATTGGATTTTTAACTTCAAGTATCGGAATGTCTTGCGTTCTTTATGTACTTGGGAAAAGTGATTTGGACTGGAACGATATAAAAAATATTGTGCTTATGATTGTTGGGTGTTACAGTCTTGTAATATTTGTTGTGAATGAATTACTCATTGAAGAACCTATGCTTGATTTAAAACTATTAAAGAATTACACCTTTTGCATGAGTAATATTATCATGAATATTGCAATGTTAGCTCTTTATGGTGGTGTGTTTCTGATGCCAATATTCCTTCAACAAATAAGGGGACTTGATTCAATGAATACAGGTTTGATTTTATTTCCAGAAGCAATAGCTACAGCCATATCTATGGTCTTATACGGGAAAATTGGTAATAAATTTGATGTTAGGTTATTTGCTGTATTTGCATTAATTTTGATAGGCATTAACAGTTATAGTATGTCAAAAATTACTTTGGATACACCTAATATGACGATTATGATTTTATTAATGATTCGGGGATTTGGTGTCGGATTTCTTATGGCACCTGTTCAAACAGTAGGTTTTAGTGGATTACCAAAGACTGCAATGTCAAACGCATCTGCTTTAACTAATACAGTAAAACAGGTAGGGACTTCCATAGGAGTTACAATTATCACAAGCGTTATGCAGCATAGAAATGTGATTGATTACTCTAACTTAGCATCTCAAGTGACATCTTTTAATAAAAATAGCATGAAATTATATGAAATGCTTCAAGGGGTGTTTATTAAAAGCGGGATGTCAGCAGGTAATGCTCAAGGAATTGCCTTAAACAAAATGTTTGGAGAAGTTGCACTTAAGGCACAGCTCCAAGCTCTTAATGATACCATGCTTGTTATTTCAATAATTACTGCTATTGTAATTATTCCAACACTTTTATTAAAACAAGGTAAACAAGAAGAAATAAAGGTAATAGAGGCAGAAGGATAG